Proteins from a single region of Bactrocera neohumeralis isolate Rockhampton unplaced genomic scaffold, APGP_CSIRO_Bneo_wtdbg2-racon-allhic-juicebox.fasta_v2 cluster10, whole genome shotgun sequence:
- the LOC126765151 gene encoding uncharacterized protein LOC126765151: protein MRNSQRRLADWDKFEHFCEFHSRLFPFSSNVRQESSRFQKIIRSAANYSIPQSSPKSAKPAARWWNSELCAFRQQKQFAWHEFKRTRSKANLMQYKKSNAIFRRKAKAAKVLCFQKFTSEINSSSNPKKIWADIRRLSGLTSFSPISLLNSPRGNLLYPQDIALEFALHFSNVFSDSIFSPEFSSSKLTVLSSPYLPPSNLSSSARFLDSDISILELLFALSVVKGKTPL from the exons ATGAGAAACAGTCAACGAAG ACTGGCTGATTGGGATAAGTTTGAACATTTCTGTGAATTTCATTCCCGTCTTTTCCCCTTTTCGTCCAATGTTCGTCAGGAGTCCTcacgttttcaaaaaattatccgttcTGCAGCCAATTATTCCATACCTCAGTCCTCCCCTAAATCAGCCAAACCTGCAGCTCGTTGGTGGAATAGTGAACTTTGTGCGTttaggcaacaaaaacaatttgcttGGCACGAATTCAAGCGCACTCGTTCAAAAGCTAACTTAATGCAATACAAAAAATCTAATGCGATTTTTCGTCGTAAGGCGAAAGCTGCTAAAGTTCTCTGTTTTCAAAAGTTCACTAGCGAAATCAATTCCTCTTCTAACCCAAAAAAGATCTGGGCTGACATAAGGAGACTGTCTGGTTTAACCTCCTTTTCTCCGATTTCTCTCCTCAATTCTCCTCGTGGCAATCTTCTATATCCGCAAGATATAGCCTTAGAATTTGCGCTTCACTTTTCCAACGTTTTCTCGGATTCCATCTTTTCTCCTGAATTTTCCTCCAGCAAACTGACCGTGCTTTCCTCCCCTTACCTGCCTCCCTCGAACTTGTCTTCTTCAGCTAGGTTTTTAGATTCTGATATATCCATTCTTGAACTCCTCTTTGCACTCTCTGTAGTTAAAGGCAAAACCCCATTATAG